A segment of the Streptomyces sp. NBC_00597 genome:
CCGAACGGCTCGGGCGACGGATCAGGGGCGGTTCCCGGGCGGGGACCCGCCCCCGGTCGTCCAAGCGGGTGGGGTCACTCGGCCGCGGCCGCCGCGTGCTCGACGAGGCTCAGGGCCTGCACCGGGCACGCCTCGATGGACTCCAGGATCTGGTCGCGCAGCGACTCGCCGGGTTCGTCGACGACGAGGACGGCCTGGCCGTCCTCGTTCTGGTCGAAGACGTCCGGACCCGAGAGCACACAGGCCCCACAGGCGACGCAGACGTCCTTGTCGATAATGACCTGCAGCATCTTCGTCCTCTCCGTTACCAGGTGACCGGCAGTTCGTGCAGGCCGTCGATGAGCGCCTTCTCCTTGAAGGGGAGCTCCTCCACCGGCTTGGCGAGGCGCAGCCCGGGGATGCGGCGCAGCAGCGTCGTGAACACGACCTCCATCTGCATCCGGACCAGGACCTGGCCGGCGCAGCGGTGGTGGCCGTAGCCGAACGCGATGTTCTGCGCGGCCTCCTTGCGGTGGAAGTCGAGGGTGTTCGGGTCCGCGAAGACGCTCGGGTCGTGGTTGGCCGCGGTCAGCGAGCAGATGACGCCCTCGCCCTTGCGGATCAGCTGGCCGCCGATCTCCGCGTCCTCCTTCGCGACCCGGACGGTGCCGTGGTCGGCGACGCTGGAGAAGCGCATCAGTTCGTCGACGGCCTGGCCGGCGAGCTCCGGGTTCTCGCGCAGCAGGGCCGCCTGCTCGGGGTGGCTGAGCAGCACCAGGACGGCCATGGTCATGCCGTTCATGGTGCTTTCGTGGCCGCCGGCGATCATCGTGCGCACGAGGGCGCTGATGTCGGTGGGGCCGAGGTCGCCGCCGCGCTCCTGGTTGCGCAGGATCAGGCTGCTGATCAGGTCGTCACCGGGGTTCTCCGTGCGCTCGGCGATCAGCCGGTGCAGCAGGATCTCGACCTCGGTGTTGGCGGCGGCGTGCTCCTCCGGGGTGCCCTGGGTCACCAGCGAGGTGATCCAGCGGTAGAAGAGGTCCGTCTGGTCGCGCGGCACGTCGAGGAGCTCGGTCATCGCGACGGACGGCAGCGGCATCGTCAGCGCGGAGATGATGTCGACCGGGCCGCCCTGGGCGAGCATCGCGTCGATCAGCTCGTCGACGATCTCCTGGGTGCGGGGCCGCATGGCCTC
Coding sequences within it:
- a CDS encoding ferredoxin, producing the protein MLQVIIDKDVCVACGACVLSGPDVFDQNEDGQAVLVVDEPGESLRDQILESIEACPVQALSLVEHAAAAAE
- a CDS encoding cytochrome P450 produces the protein MTELIHAQSETTVRPFPLARTGCPMQPAPEYAVLRETEPVSRVKLTFNGREAWLLTRFEDMQQMLRDPRFQSDIADPGYPLQFGFPLELLEQGIVQRTLFHMDPPVHTQHRMMLMPEMTAKKVEAMRPRTQEIVDELIDAMLAQGGPVDIISALTMPLPSVAMTELLDVPRDQTDLFYRWITSLVTQGTPEEHAAANTEVEILLHRLIAERTENPGDDLISSLILRNQERGGDLGPTDISALVRTMIAGGHESTMNGMTMAVLVLLSHPEQAALLRENPELAGQAVDELMRFSSVADHGTVRVAKEDAEIGGQLIRKGEGVICSLTAANHDPSVFADPNTLDFHRKEAAQNIAFGYGHHRCAGQVLVRMQMEVVFTTLLRRIPGLRLAKPVEELPFKEKALIDGLHELPVTW